Proteins encoded by one window of Cuniculiplasma divulgatum:
- a CDS encoding alpha-mannosidase: MKPDIKRKALRRVQDIISICFNYVILINQIKINGENQMLPFSKKSTPDEEISIKLQPELQPLNEGQKYLIALDMSGIGIAKFDGNKIQTIDPGHRYISFDKAPKSIEIVATSTSLFGSNMWSFRINRIIFATVDWKKFSAALRIESIIKSALARDDETLISGFLESLYKVKATPNIMQLTVSDIIDHKNEGSYEELVDFYSVPVNDGKLADLPYGNFSISPLEEILHNSGIKIQHNIYPMGHCHIDAAWLWPYSETKKKTERSFLNVTRLFDDGYKFVFAQSSALFYKWAKEKNSKLFSRIKELAGEGKWLPVGGMWVESDTNLLIGESLARQFLYGQNYFKANFNSDAKIGWLPDTFGFSGQLPQIMRQSGIESFITHKLRWNDTNVFPHTFFNWCGIDGTVIPTILVNSTYNGNMQFDEINRVLSNVNNFDDPYVYQFGYGDGGGGPNSEMLELLDFLPEVAKNAKPEFKQEEFLKDVMNNSKNAPEVNGELYVETHRGVYTTNYGIKRRVALLEDRLIACDFIKSVLNSHNISHQHNDLSEEWETLLTAQFHDVLPGSANYYAYDEAFSDLDRAIRNTESFINESIKAYCKEMKIPFGNMIVNTSQYNINSSIDLRRNTIYISEKSGKEESSQNVSLSVPSFTLNLNDKPLSVNSNSQNDFEIKNDKNSVFIKGKYYSFIVDDNCNITVERDLGIIFSGHLALLEDVPGRFDAWNIDLDTLNPGNLLSEKTKSMDFKQDGVNTIVSVKIHYEDDSIIEQRFIMNPNNSFIEVRNRINLRNREKLVKFFINSKIKSKTLKCEIPFGMVERDFSDDKNKAKFEFPALRFVNWSDQSKGFSIVARELHGYSFVNDTLGISLLKAPLYPNPFSDGKETEVTFFILPEKDYKKVYRELNFVFHPPIVIDHAGETNMKYNDQLLKVTEDDIIIENIKETENGKGVLLRSYALENGGKLDISSKHKFGLEESNMLEDKRGKVNDSIEYGKYQIRNIILNFEK, encoded by the coding sequence ATGAAACCTGACATTAAGAGAAAGGCATTACGAAGGGTTCAGGATATTATTTCAATATGTTTCAATTATGTTATTTTGATCAACCAGATAAAAATAAATGGTGAAAATCAGATGTTACCATTTTCTAAAAAGAGCACTCCAGACGAAGAAATATCTATTAAATTGCAGCCAGAATTACAACCATTAAATGAAGGTCAAAAATATCTCATTGCCCTTGACATGAGCGGGATAGGAATAGCAAAGTTTGATGGCAATAAGATCCAGACAATAGACCCTGGTCACAGGTATATTTCATTTGATAAAGCTCCAAAAAGCATTGAAATCGTTGCAACTTCAACTTCACTATTTGGCAGTAATATGTGGAGTTTCAGAATTAACAGAATAATCTTTGCAACTGTGGATTGGAAGAAATTTTCTGCTGCATTGAGGATTGAATCTATAATCAAAAGTGCTCTCGCGAGAGATGATGAAACTTTGATATCTGGGTTTTTAGAATCTCTTTATAAGGTGAAAGCCACACCAAATATTATGCAGTTAACCGTTTCAGATATTATAGATCACAAAAACGAAGGAAGTTATGAAGAACTAGTAGACTTTTATTCTGTGCCAGTAAACGATGGAAAACTTGCTGACCTACCTTACGGAAATTTTAGTATTAGTCCATTAGAAGAAATACTTCATAACAGTGGAATTAAGATACAACATAATATCTACCCAATGGGTCACTGTCACATAGACGCTGCCTGGCTCTGGCCATACAGTGAGACAAAAAAGAAAACTGAAAGGTCCTTTTTAAACGTAACAAGACTGTTTGATGATGGATATAAGTTCGTTTTTGCGCAAAGCTCAGCACTTTTCTATAAATGGGCAAAAGAAAAAAACTCTAAGCTCTTCAGCAGGATAAAGGAGTTAGCAGGGGAGGGAAAATGGTTGCCTGTTGGAGGTATGTGGGTAGAATCTGATACGAATCTGCTTATAGGTGAGTCACTTGCAAGACAATTCCTTTACGGTCAAAACTATTTCAAAGCAAATTTTAATTCTGATGCAAAAATAGGATGGCTTCCGGATACATTTGGTTTCAGTGGCCAGTTGCCACAAATTATGAGACAATCCGGGATTGAAAGTTTCATTACTCATAAACTGAGATGGAACGACACAAATGTTTTCCCTCATACTTTCTTTAATTGGTGTGGAATAGATGGTACAGTCATACCAACTATTCTTGTAAACTCAACCTACAACGGTAATATGCAATTTGATGAAATCAACAGGGTTTTAAGCAATGTAAATAATTTTGATGATCCATATGTATACCAGTTCGGATATGGAGATGGTGGAGGCGGACCAAATTCCGAGATGCTGGAACTACTTGATTTCCTTCCCGAGGTAGCCAAAAATGCTAAACCAGAATTTAAGCAGGAAGAGTTTCTGAAAGATGTTATGAATAATTCCAAAAATGCACCTGAAGTAAATGGTGAGCTTTATGTTGAAACCCACAGGGGTGTTTATACTACAAATTATGGAATAAAGAGAAGAGTTGCACTGCTAGAAGACAGACTTATTGCCTGCGATTTTATAAAATCAGTTCTAAACTCTCATAATATAAGCCATCAACATAACGATCTATCAGAAGAATGGGAGACATTACTCACTGCCCAATTTCATGATGTTTTACCTGGTTCTGCTAATTATTATGCATACGATGAGGCTTTTTCCGATCTGGATAGGGCCATAAGAAATACAGAATCATTTATCAATGAAAGCATAAAGGCTTACTGTAAAGAGATGAAAATTCCATTTGGAAACATGATTGTTAACACAAGTCAGTATAACATTAATTCTTCTATAGACCTAAGAAGAAACACAATTTACATATCAGAAAAATCTGGAAAGGAAGAATCAAGCCAAAACGTCAGTTTATCAGTTCCAAGTTTTACTCTAAATTTGAATGATAAGCCATTGAGTGTAAATAGTAATTCCCAGAATGACTTCGAAATTAAGAATGATAAGAATTCTGTTTTCATAAAGGGAAAATATTACAGCTTCATTGTTGATGATAACTGTAATATAACAGTGGAAAGAGATTTAGGAATCATTTTTAGTGGTCATCTGGCATTGCTGGAGGATGTGCCAGGTAGATTTGATGCCTGGAATATAGATCTTGATACTCTAAACCCAGGAAATTTATTAAGCGAAAAGACAAAGAGTATGGATTTCAAGCAGGATGGCGTTAACACAATAGTATCTGTAAAAATACATTATGAGGATGATTCAATTATTGAGCAGAGGTTCATAATGAACCCTAACAATAGTTTTATTGAGGTAAGAAATAGAATAAATCTAAGGAACAGAGAAAAACTGGTAAAATTCTTCATAAATTCAAAAATTAAAAGCAAAACACTGAAGTGTGAAATTCCCTTTGGGATGGTTGAAAGAGATTTCTCTGATGATAAAAATAAGGCAAAGTTTGAGTTCCCTGCCCTAAGATTTGTCAACTGGTCTGATCAATCAAAGGGTTTTTCTATCGTAGCAAGGGAGCTACATGGTTACAGTTTCGTAAATGATACACTGGGCATTAGTCTCCTGAAAGCACCACTGTACCCGAATCCATTTTCAGATGGTAAAGAGACAGAAGTTACATTTTTCATTCTTCCTGAGAAGGACTACAAAAAGGTTTACAGAGAACTGAACTTTGTTTTCCATCCACCCATAGTCATTGATCATGCAGGCGAAACCAATATGAAATATAATGATCAGTTACTAAAAGTAACAGAGGATGATATAATAATTGAGAACATAAAGGAGACCGAGAATGGAAAGGGTGTACTGTTGAGGTCATATGCACTTGAAAATGGAGGAAAACTGGACATTTCAAGTAAACATAAATTTGGTCTTGAAGAATCTAATATGCTGGAAGATAAAAGAGGAAAAGTGAATGATTCCATAGAATATGGAAAGTATCAGATCAGGAATATAATATTAAATTTTGAAAAATAA
- a CDS encoding 4Fe-4S binding protein produces the protein MSGDGVQKKGTYCKSDASGVIPRVDPAKCEAKGECVKVCPYEVFEIRPRTSSEISGLNFLGRIKARAHGNRIAGTPGLDRCHSCSDCVTACPEKAIRLEPRN, from the coding sequence ATGAGTGGTGATGGAGTTCAAAAGAAAGGCACCTATTGTAAATCCGATGCTTCAGGCGTTATTCCCAGGGTGGACCCGGCAAAATGTGAAGCGAAGGGTGAATGTGTAAAAGTCTGCCCATATGAGGTTTTTGAAATCAGACCCAGAACATCCAGTGAAATTTCAGGTCTGAATTTTCTCGGACGCATAAAAGCAAGGGCTCACGGAAACAGGATTGCCGGCACTCCTGGTCTGGACAGATGTCACTCTTGCAGCGATTGCGTTACGGCATGCCCTGAGAAAGCAATAAGATTGGAGCCGAGAAACTGA
- a CDS encoding antitoxin VapB family protein — MSTKNIALRDDVYKKLKEVKGPNESFSDAIEELLKRKGSLLPLWSSLSESEAIDLIETDLKAIRNGAKIRA; from the coding sequence ATGTCCACCAAAAACATTGCACTCAGAGATGACGTATACAAAAAATTGAAAGAGGTAAAAGGGCCAAACGAGAGCTTTAGTGATGCAATAGAAGAGTTGTTGAAAAGGAAAGGAAGTCTCTTACCTCTTTGGAGTTCATTATCTGAATCAGAGGCCATTGACCTGATTGAGACAGACTTAAAGGCAATTAGAAATGGAGCTAAGATTAGAGCATGA
- a CDS encoding lyase family protein, which yields MAKIWNGGASEEGGEDLSDIMTAEDVQIDSLLLDYEVISLLAYQLQLRKESIISKDESDIILSGLWHLLGKEITIDPMVEDIHGFVEEYIKGNGGKAYKNLRIFLSRNEQSHIDIRSFYIDHLLRISNDLTSLSENMMMRKMDFNGVMPGYTHNRQAMPVMISTYFDYLSRIFLDISLYALDISKKFTLISPLGYGSGFGSLSPINFSKVAKNLGFRSNAKNPMSGSFYRGIDDLDISIFLLRLMTFLSKISQDFINFSGGTNPFITLPDGFSTGSSLMPNKRNPDFLELVQGYASEAIGNCVSTATILMNKGTGYHREFQISKDKTIKFIILCEKILNHFHGFMMKFTLDEKRAFDSMENSINATAEAYSIFQTGKSWKDAYVTVGEIIKKNIPLEFHQPYEFESVSNVDILKAKEKRIELLNSWRKPREEMLNEVKAIITNDSLK from the coding sequence ATGGCAAAAATATGGAATGGAGGGGCATCTGAGGAGGGGGGAGAAGATCTTTCAGATATCATGACAGCCGAAGATGTACAGATAGATTCCCTGCTTCTCGATTATGAAGTAATATCACTACTTGCCTATCAATTGCAATTAAGAAAAGAATCAATCATTTCTAAGGATGAAAGTGACATTATACTATCAGGGCTTTGGCATCTACTTGGCAAGGAAATAACCATAGATCCTATGGTTGAAGATATACATGGATTCGTGGAAGAGTATATAAAGGGGAATGGAGGTAAAGCATACAAAAACCTTAGAATTTTCCTATCAAGAAACGAGCAAAGCCACATTGATATACGGTCATTCTATATTGATCATCTTTTGAGAATTTCGAATGATCTAACCAGTCTTTCTGAAAACATGATGATGCGCAAGATGGACTTCAATGGGGTGATGCCTGGTTATACCCACAATCGTCAGGCAATGCCGGTCATGATTTCAACATACTTTGATTATTTGTCAAGGATATTTCTGGACATCTCTCTTTATGCTCTAGACATTTCTAAAAAATTTACACTTATTTCACCTCTGGGTTATGGTTCTGGGTTTGGTTCACTCTCACCAATAAATTTTAGTAAGGTTGCTAAAAACCTTGGTTTCAGATCCAATGCAAAGAACCCCATGTCAGGAAGTTTTTATCGTGGAATTGACGATTTAGACATATCAATATTTCTTTTGAGGCTTATGACTTTTTTATCTAAGATTTCACAGGACTTTATTAATTTCAGTGGAGGCACCAACCCCTTCATAACGCTCCCTGATGGCTTTTCCACAGGAAGTTCGTTAATGCCAAATAAAAGGAATCCAGACTTTCTTGAACTTGTTCAGGGTTATGCTTCCGAAGCCATTGGAAACTGTGTTTCTACAGCTACAATATTAATGAATAAGGGAACGGGATACCATAGAGAATTCCAGATTTCAAAGGACAAAACTATAAAATTTATAATCTTATGTGAGAAAATTCTGAATCACTTTCATGGCTTCATGATGAAGTTCACGCTGGACGAAAAAAGGGCTTTTGATTCGATGGAAAATTCAATTAATGCAACTGCTGAAGCATATTCAATCTTTCAAACAGGAAAGTCGTGGAAAGATGCATATGTTACTGTAGGGGAAATTATAAAGAAGAATATACCTCTTGAATTTCACCAACCGTATGAATTTGAATCTGTAAGTAATGTGGATATTTTAAAGGCGAAAGAAAAAAGAATAGAGCTTCTTAATTCCTGGAGAAAACCTAGAGAAGAAATGTTAAACGAGGTAAAAGCCATAATAACAAATGATTCATTAAAATAA
- the egtB gene encoding ergothioneine biosynthesis protein EgtB, whose translation MTEYQMKLVDKFIAVRNKTVSLTEPLTVEDMLVQVGNDTSPVRWHLAHTTWFFEKFILSTFVKGYKKFNEKYDYLFNSYYETVGNFFPKNLRGTQSRPGVDEILKYRKYIDDNILRNESILENPAIHSLIELGINHEQQHQELMLMDIKFNFFNNPILPVYTKISKFPKYSSRPLKYKRIKGGEYEIGSSGNEFKFDNEYPRHKVYLEDFEIGDRLVTNKEYLEFMRDGCYENPKLWLSDGWSWINRENIRSPLYWIKEGDYYSQFNLDGKGKLNPEDPVSHLSYYEADAYATWAGKRLPTEEEWEVAFMNEPITKNENFIENNFFKPLPPCSHSATQAMGDLWEWTRSAYLPYPRSKPLEGSVGEYNHKFMSGQMVLRGGSCVTPREHIRHTYRNFFTPEKRWMFSGLRLAGDVE comes from the coding sequence ATGACTGAATATCAGATGAAATTAGTGGACAAATTCATTGCTGTTAGAAACAAAACAGTTTCGCTAACAGAACCATTAACAGTGGAAGATATGCTTGTTCAGGTAGGAAACGATACCAGTCCTGTTAGATGGCATCTGGCACACACGACCTGGTTCTTTGAAAAATTCATACTTTCAACATTTGTCAAGGGTTATAAAAAATTTAATGAAAAGTATGACTATCTTTTTAATTCCTACTATGAAACTGTGGGAAATTTCTTTCCAAAAAATTTAAGAGGGACACAGTCAAGGCCCGGGGTTGATGAAATACTAAAATACAGGAAATACATAGATGATAATATTCTCAGAAATGAATCCATTCTCGAAAATCCAGCTATTCATTCTCTTATAGAACTGGGAATAAACCATGAGCAACAACATCAGGAGCTTATGCTGATGGACATAAAATTCAATTTCTTCAATAACCCCATTTTGCCTGTTTATACAAAAATAAGTAAGTTCCCCAAATACAGTTCGAGACCCCTAAAATACAAAAGGATTAAGGGCGGAGAATATGAAATTGGGAGTTCAGGAAATGAGTTTAAGTTTGATAATGAATATCCAAGACACAAAGTGTACTTAGAGGATTTTGAGATAGGAGATCGGCTTGTGACTAACAAGGAATACCTGGAGTTTATGAGAGATGGTTGTTATGAAAATCCTAAACTGTGGCTATCAGATGGATGGTCATGGATAAATAGAGAAAATATAAGATCCCCACTTTACTGGATAAAAGAAGGAGATTACTATAGTCAATTCAACCTAGATGGAAAGGGAAAACTAAATCCTGAGGATCCAGTGTCGCATTTAAGCTATTATGAGGCAGACGCGTATGCTACATGGGCTGGCAAAAGACTACCTACAGAAGAGGAGTGGGAGGTTGCCTTCATGAATGAGCCAATAACAAAAAATGAAAATTTCATCGAAAACAATTTCTTCAAACCGCTGCCACCATGTTCACATTCAGCAACACAGGCAATGGGAGACCTTTGGGAATGGACAAGAAGTGCCTATTTACCCTATCCAAGAAGCAAACCACTTGAGGGCTCAGTTGGAGAATATAATCACAAATTTATGTCTGGGCAGATGGTACTTAGAGGCGGTTCATGTGTAACACCCAGAGAACACATAAGACACACATACAGAAACTTCTTTACTCCGGAAAAAAGATGGATGTTCAGTGGATTGAGGCTTGCAGGTGATGTTGAGTGA
- the egtD gene encoding L-histidine N(alpha)-methyltransferase: protein MSEIKIIDMKPETGEFKKEIIEGLKKNPKEINPKFFYDEKGSMLFEKITETKEYYPTRTERKILEDNIGEICTYFKEGSALFEYGSGGSKKTQIILNHCKQIKAYVPMDISISALQYSSHNIAAMYPSLNVVPMCVDYTKPFKIPFLDLEGNIIAIFLGSSIGNFEPETTSRFLQTCTEMLGPEDGVLVGVDLKKDKQVLEKAYNDSESITAEFNLNLIDRINREFRLNLDKSDFKHVAFYNEKKGRIEMHIEAGRDIILDLDGNKILLKKGERIHTENSYKYDIDEFTSLAVKNHLKVRKIWKDNNNYFALFLIGI, encoded by the coding sequence GTGAGTGAAATAAAAATAATAGACATGAAACCTGAAACAGGAGAATTTAAGAAAGAGATAATAGAAGGGCTGAAAAAGAATCCAAAGGAAATAAATCCAAAATTCTTTTATGATGAAAAAGGCTCAATGCTATTCGAAAAAATAACTGAAACTAAGGAATATTACCCAACAAGAACAGAAAGAAAAATTCTTGAGGATAACATTGGAGAAATATGTACATACTTTAAGGAAGGAAGTGCCCTCTTTGAATACGGAAGTGGAGGATCGAAGAAGACCCAGATCATATTGAATCATTGTAAACAGATAAAGGCATATGTTCCAATGGACATATCCATTTCAGCTCTTCAGTATTCATCACACAATATTGCAGCAATGTATCCATCACTGAATGTAGTTCCCATGTGCGTTGATTATACCAAGCCTTTCAAAATACCTTTTCTTGATCTGGAAGGAAATATCATTGCAATTTTTCTCGGATCAAGCATAGGTAATTTCGAACCTGAAACTACCTCAAGGTTCCTTCAAACTTGCACTGAAATGTTGGGTCCTGAAGATGGGGTATTAGTAGGAGTCGATCTAAAAAAGGATAAACAGGTTCTTGAGAAGGCATATAATGATAGTGAATCTATAACCGCGGAATTTAATTTAAATTTAATAGATCGTATTAATAGGGAATTTAGATTAAACCTTGATAAGTCTGATTTCAAACATGTAGCTTTTTACAATGAAAAGAAAGGAAGAATTGAAATGCACATTGAAGCGGGAAGAGATATAATTCTTGATCTGGATGGAAACAAGATATTACTGAAAAAGGGTGAGCGAATACACACAGAGAATTCATATAAATATGACATTGATGAGTTTACAAGTCTTGCAGTTAAAAATCATCTGAAAGTAAGAAAAATTTGGAAAGATAATAACAACTACTTTGCACTGTTTTTAATTGGAATTTAA
- a CDS encoding sulfite exporter TauE/SafE family protein, whose amino-acid sequence MIESFGVFSLIGIITGVLTGITGSSGVIVVVPAMTFLGYSFHIAVGTSLLVDVITTSSVVYVYSRGKRIDWRIGLILGGGALIGAQIGAHVAIFISDRPLEIVFTIMALLMAAQSFRRAKKGLSLTRKQISHPYLAGLVISIPIGILAGTLGTSGGIMFIAVMMILYSMDPKTMVGTATLAMFVSAISGSTGYFLLNSIDIFGGILIGAISLISGFYFAKQALKMKDSTIYYFLGIVFIGVSLLEIITILRV is encoded by the coding sequence ATGATTGAAAGTTTTGGAGTATTCTCTTTGATAGGTATAATTACCGGAGTTCTAACCGGAATTACAGGCTCAAGTGGTGTAATTGTTGTTGTTCCCGCAATGACTTTTCTGGGATATAGTTTCCATATTGCAGTTGGCACTAGTCTTCTAGTAGATGTGATAACAACTTCATCCGTTGTTTATGTGTATTCCAGAGGAAAGAGAATTGACTGGAGGATAGGATTAATTCTTGGTGGTGGAGCCCTTATAGGTGCTCAAATAGGTGCACACGTAGCAATTTTCATAAGTGACAGACCACTTGAAATAGTATTCACAATAATGGCATTATTGATGGCAGCGCAATCCTTTAGAAGGGCAAAGAAAGGTCTTTCTCTGACCAGAAAGCAGATTTCTCATCCATATCTGGCAGGATTGGTAATCAGTATACCAATAGGAATACTAGCCGGCACTCTGGGAACAAGTGGAGGAATTATGTTCATCGCAGTAATGATGATTCTCTATTCCATGGATCCAAAAACTATGGTGGGTACTGCAACATTAGCCATGTTTGTATCTGCCATAAGCGGATCCACAGGTTATTTCCTTCTCAATAGTATTGACATTTTTGGAGGTATACTAATTGGAGCTATCTCCCTCATTTCTGGGTTTTATTTTGCCAAACAGGCACTCAAGATGAAGGATAGCACCATATACTATTTTCTTGGAATAGTTTTTATCGGTGTTTCTTTACTTGAAATCATAACTATACTAAGGGTATAG
- a CDS encoding M20/M25/M40 family metallo-hydrolase: MIKDIDNTLIHLVKTYSPTGKEKQAISIFNSYLKKLGATNVITDRAGNGLGIFAGEGLSITLCGHIDTVPGKLPVMVKNGVLYGRGSVDAKSSLVSLLYGAIIAKEAGFKGTLTVIAATGEEGMGKGILEVARTQPKSDYAIFGEPGNVDGITVGYRGRLLLDVMFETEPFHASAPWIGGGSVDAAMTAWSKIRDHYSGRTGFYEVSVAMTGIHGGRSDNVIPSKTTITLDIRFPMPVDKNDILKEVLGICESLNLPVQVKIRIISEVKPYVSNTKSPLAKAFRFAIGQKTGANARLVFKSGSGDMNVLGNSWNIPAITYGPGNTQLSHTNNEFIRLEDVEKSAEIVSEALISLERELKY, from the coding sequence ATGATTAAGGATATAGATAATACTCTAATTCATCTCGTTAAAACCTACTCACCCACTGGAAAAGAAAAACAGGCTATCTCGATATTCAATTCGTATCTTAAGAAATTAGGGGCAACAAATGTTATAACAGATAGAGCAGGAAATGGACTCGGTATATTTGCCGGAGAGGGATTATCCATAACTCTATGTGGTCATATAGATACTGTTCCAGGAAAACTCCCAGTCATGGTTAAGAATGGAGTTTTGTATGGTAGGGGGTCAGTGGATGCAAAGTCATCACTGGTTTCACTTCTCTATGGTGCAATAATCGCTAAGGAGGCAGGGTTCAAGGGAACATTGACCGTAATAGCTGCAACTGGAGAAGAAGGCATGGGAAAGGGCATACTTGAGGTTGCACGGACACAACCGAAGAGCGATTATGCAATATTCGGTGAGCCTGGTAATGTTGACGGCATTACTGTTGGTTACCGGGGAAGATTATTATTAGATGTTATGTTCGAAACGGAACCTTTTCATGCCAGTGCTCCCTGGATCGGAGGCGGCTCTGTGGATGCCGCCATGACGGCATGGTCTAAAATTAGGGATCATTATTCCGGAAGAACGGGGTTTTATGAAGTATCTGTCGCAATGACTGGTATTCATGGAGGCAGATCAGACAATGTTATCCCCTCAAAAACGACAATAACACTTGATATTAGATTTCCCATGCCAGTAGATAAAAATGACATCCTGAAAGAAGTGTTAGGAATATGCGAATCATTGAATCTCCCAGTTCAGGTGAAAATAAGAATAATTAGCGAGGTAAAGCCTTATGTATCAAACACGAAAAGCCCACTGGCCAAGGCATTTCGTTTCGCAATAGGTCAGAAGACTGGGGCCAATGCCAGGCTTGTGTTCAAAAGCGGGAGTGGCGATATGAACGTTCTCGGAAATTCATGGAATATTCCTGCTATAACTTATGGTCCAGGAAACACCCAGCTTTCACATACTAATAATGAATTCATAAGACTGGAGGACGTGGAGAAAAGTGCTGAAATTGTTTCAGAAGCTTTGATATCACTGGAAAGAGAACTAAAATACTAG
- a CDS encoding argininosuccinate synthase codes for MKEKALLLYSGGLDTSVMIKWLQEQLNFDVVTLTLDVGQEKNDLERIAIKAKDLGAVKTITEDVTEKFSYDFVAQGIMNDGLYQDKYPLSTSLARPLMSMEAVKFAEQNECTTVVHGSTGKGNDQVRFEVSIKALNENLSVIAPVREMNMNRDEEIEYARMRNIEIPYGGKYSVDENLWGRSVEGSNIELINEGVPEDAYRWVLPIEKSAEKADVISITFNNGLPVKLNGKAMLLADLITELNYKAGQNGVGAIDLIEDRVVGIKSHEFYECPAAVTIINGHKYLESLVLNKRESQLKRVMDQQFAEMVYSGLWFDPAMEHIKKFQQSINLLVNGTVKLKLYKGNVIPMGVESSNSLYDVFMSTYGKNQTFDQSKAPGFIYVFGSQTITTSKVRKKQLDKIVIEG; via the coding sequence ATGAAGGAGAAAGCTCTTTTATTATATTCTGGTGGTTTGGACACTTCTGTCATGATAAAGTGGCTACAGGAACAACTTAATTTTGATGTTGTAACCCTAACCCTAGATGTTGGACAGGAAAAAAATGATCTAGAGCGAATAGCAATAAAGGCAAAGGATCTTGGTGCCGTAAAGACTATTACAGAAGATGTGACGGAAAAGTTTTCCTACGACTTCGTTGCCCAGGGAATTATGAATGATGGACTTTATCAGGATAAATACCCTCTATCGACGAGCCTTGCCAGGCCTCTTATGTCGATGGAAGCAGTGAAATTTGCGGAACAAAACGAATGCACTACAGTTGTTCATGGGTCAACGGGTAAAGGCAATGATCAGGTAAGATTTGAAGTTTCTATAAAGGCCTTAAATGAAAATCTATCAGTTATAGCGCCAGTGAGAGAAATGAACATGAACAGGGATGAAGAAATAGAATATGCCAGGATGAGAAATATAGAGATACCATATGGAGGTAAATACTCTGTAGATGAGAACCTGTGGGGTAGATCAGTGGAGGGTTCAAACATAGAATTAATAAATGAAGGGGTTCCAGAGGATGCCTACAGATGGGTTCTACCAATCGAAAAATCTGCTGAAAAGGCGGATGTTATATCCATTACATTCAATAATGGATTGCCTGTCAAGCTAAACGGTAAAGCAATGTTACTTGCTGATCTGATTACTGAACTAAATTATAAAGCGGGCCAGAACGGAGTTGGGGCCATTGACTTAATAGAGGATAGGGTTGTGGGCATAAAAAGCCACGAGTTCTACGAATGTCCTGCTGCTGTAACAATAATAAATGGGCATAAATATTTAGAGTCTCTGGTTTTGAACAAGAGGGAAAGTCAGTTAAAAAGGGTCATGGATCAGCAGTTTGCAGAAATGGTATACAGTGGACTCTGGTTTGATCCTGCAATGGAACATATAAAAAAGTTTCAGCAGAGCATAAATTTACTTGTAAACGGAACGGTTAAACTTAAGTTATACAAGGGAAACGTTATACCTATGGGCGTTGAAAGCTCTAATTCACTTTATGATGTGTTTATGTCTACATATGGTAAGAACCAGACCTTTGACCAAAGCAAGGCTCCAGGGTTTATTTATGTGTTCGGAAGCCAGACAATTACAACAAGTAAAGTGAGGAAAAAACAGTTAGATAAAATAGTAATTGAAGGGTAA
- a CDS encoding type II toxin-antitoxin system VapC family toxin: MILFDTSAIIDFLKGGVKTKSIVEEIESNRESVYTTVISQYELFTPVFHKGMKVEERNIRSFLRRSIVFPLDQNSAEEASRIMGRLFKLGLPINALDTLIAGIAIETGTDRIVTLDRDFIQIAKVTDLDMIII, translated from the coding sequence ATGATTCTTTTTGACACTTCAGCCATAATAGATTTCTTAAAAGGTGGAGTGAAAACCAAGTCTATAGTGGAGGAAATAGAGAGTAATCGGGAGAGCGTATATACTACAGTAATTTCTCAATATGAACTATTTACCCCAGTTTTTCACAAGGGAATGAAAGTTGAGGAGAGGAATATTAGGAGTTTTCTCAGACGATCTATTGTATTTCCACTTGATCAGAATTCTGCCGAAGAGGCATCTCGCATAATGGGAAGACTATTTAAACTTGGTCTTCCAATTAATGCACTTGATACTCTGATAGCTGGCATTGCGATCGAAACGGGAACAGATAGAATAGTTACACTTGATCGAGATTTTATACAGATTGCAAAGGTAACTGACCTTGACATGATAATCATATAA